The proteins below come from a single Osmerus mordax isolate fOsmMor3 chromosome 3, fOsmMor3.pri, whole genome shotgun sequence genomic window:
- the ighd gene encoding LOW QUALITY PROTEIN: uncharacterized protein ighd (The sequence of the model RefSeq protein was modified relative to this genomic sequence to represent the inferred CDS: substituted 1 base at 1 genomic stop codon) has product MFSVSLLLLILLAAASCANSEQLTQPASLTVQPGQALTITCQVSYSVSSYYTAWIRQPAGKALEWIGMKYTGGSHHKDSLKNKFSITVDSSSSTVTLTGQSLQTEDTAVYYCARDSQXYTPTAVLDDDFDYWGKGTQVTVTSGSPTAPTVFPLAQCGSGTGAMVTLGCIATGFTPASLTFEWTDASGTAMTDFVQYPLVQSNGKYSGVSQIRVRREDWESKKKFQCAVDHSTGKKSAGIEKKVEFLQSPSLYIMAPSKEEIQDNKTASFACFAIDFSPKNHEIKWIKKQNDLEINFEKISEFSTTFETKSNEGKTLYRAASYLQVKDTDWTDANVKFTCVFDPKSAQSPKQEKLVEYSGPDGDLECPKADIQIIPPSAEDLFLQNEDPKNKKVQLTCQVTQKDTNCLKNVTWEDNEGNPLTSLKENNIAKLLIPYEEWKNGAGFQCVAIDNLGDKVEKLYSRENGGTWQRPSVFLLAPAEKINSDVTLTCYVKDFYPKEVVVVWLIDDELVSDSSDKFSFNTTSVIDTGNTYSVYSQLTMESDVWMKNDLIFSCVVYHETIPKTTNMLVRTLDSTSNKPNLVNLNLNIPSSCKAHNDMDTERDSMGAALTFIILFLITLLYSIAATAIKRVVTPTMTLYPIWNDDNGDLQISLLCTLSGFYPDDLRVEWLQDGKVVRTSPVQRKLQSVEEKEKTFSLSSQLELDIDKWTQGSKFQCKAFQRTTNFTKTTSICSAHLYSSSTSPAIILETPKFRTVMTHNEVTVTCVVQTQYDANISWLLDGNSSSSGSVTQTRNTSQSISSSLNVSSSQWKNLTTITCRAEHQCLKSTQTTISLTGLPESDPSVQIRRTLPDLLKGESAVLECHVTQLSSHDLYITFQVDGEDFGEKQFVEMSASKDLQSITRRVTVPEQHRQRNSTFTCKVNQGFSKNWQSMSTGKIFGDPSMELLLAPREEGGSGKQTLLCNSEGFNLKIRWLSGSVEKSSTTSETRISEDGRSFVSSFITIPQQEWNQGSEFTCEVKDFKKTINRTINMCEVSPTSSQKAEVYIQGPPFQKLWTDIPVPITCLLVGQNLGDFSMGWKVGGLTNLGFSHQLLDHNNGTQTVVSILNVSATTWHAHTRVSCEAKHRCSKQGHEEHISKTRDAKPPKVKIVTPTDLEFGNVTLLCLVSDFYPSEVMVFWVQNAKRVHSLYYTSSFPAHDTKSSSFFLISRLNIAQPQEDQGSTYSCVVQHESSNTPVKSSIRNVFASVTPSAPTANLLQGSGELVCLAFGFSPAPINITWLLDDLTELWNHSTSTPYRGPGGKFIVKSQLFLPAHNWLPGAVYTCRVTHSTITLTLNISKPEILEEAVYFDENKHVPIVLDMTEDNWYMTCIFLTLFLISLLYGILVTHVKAATLTAILPRPWAVPVKHSNRADWHTARHGHPGAATALPTQFDPASRLVKRYQASGHSYAY; this is encoded by the exons TGATGACGATTTTGACTACTGGGGGAAAGGGACGCAAGTCACAGTAACTTCTG GCTCTCCAACTGCCCCGACTGTGTTCCCACTGGCACAATGTGGCTCCGGAACCGGAGCTATGGTGACTCTGGGCTGTATTGCCACCGGTTTCACGCCGGCCTCTTTGACCTTCGAATGGACCGATGCAAGCGGAACAGCCATGACGGACTTCGTTCAATACCCGCTTGTACAGAGCAACGGAAAGTACTCTGGAGTCAGTCAGATACGTGTTCGGAGGGAAGACTGGGAATCGAAAAAGAAATTCCAGTGTGCTGTGGATCATTCTACTGGTAAAAAAAGTGCTGGGATTGAAAAAAAAG ttGAATTCCTGCAGTCTCCGTCTCTTTACATAATGGCCCCCTCAAAAGAGGAGATACAAGACAATAAGACGGCTTCCTTCGCCTGCTTTGCCATTGACTTTTCACCCAAAAATCACGAGATCAAATGGATAAAAAAGCAGAATGACTTAGAGATAAATTTTGAGAAGATATCTGAATTCAGCACAACTTTTGAGACTAAAAGTAATGAAGGGAAAACTCTGTACAGAGCGGCCAGCTATCTCCAGGTCAAAGACACTGACTGGACAGATGCAAATGTCAAGTTCACATGTGTCTTTGACCCCAAATCTGCACAATCTCCAAAGCAAGAAAAACTGGTGGAGTATTCAGGCCCAGATG GTGATTTGGAATGTCCTAAGGCAGACATTCAGATAATCCCCCCTTCAGCAGAGGATTTGTTCCTCCAGAATGAGGACCCTAAAAACAAGAAGGTTCAGCTTACATGTCAAGTCACACAGAAAGACACCAACTGCCTGAAAAATGTTACATGGGAAGATAATGAAGGAAATCCACTTACAAGTCTGAAGGAAAATAATATCGCCAAGCTACTCATTCCATATGAAGAGTGGAAAAATGGTGCAGGATTTCAGTGTGTCGCAATAGACAACCTTGGCGATAAAGTCGAGAAATTGTACAGTAGAGAAAACG GAGGAACATGGCAGCGTCCATCTGTTTTTCTCCTGGCTCCAGCAGAAAAAATCAACAGTGATGTGACCCTGACTTGTTACGTCAAAGACTTCTACCCTAAAGAGGTCGTAGTTGTATGGCTCATTGATGATGAGCTTGTGTCAGATAGTTCAGACAAGTTCTCGTTCAACACCACAAGCGTTATTGACACAGGCAACACCTACTCTGTCTACAGTCAGCTCACTATGGAATCTGATGTGTGGATGAAAAATGATCTAATATTCAGCTGTGTAGTTTACCATGAAACCATTCCCAAGACAACAAATATGCTTGTCAGAACCCTGGACAGCACCTCAAACAAACCCAATCTAGTCAACCTCAATCTAAACATCCCTTCCTCCTGCAAAGCCCA CAATGacatggacacagagagagacagcatgggAGCAGCCCTGAccttcatcatcctcttcctcattaCTCTGTTGTATAGCATTGCAGCCACTGCCATCAAG CGTGTTGTCACACCGACCATGACCCTATATCCCATCTGGAACGATGACAATGGGGACTTACAAATCAGCCTCCTCTGCACCTTGAGTGGATTCTATCCAGATGATCTGAGAGTGGAATGGTTACAGGATGGGAAGGTCGTTAGAACCTCACCAGTCCAGAGGAAACTACAGAGCGttgaagaaaaggaaaaaacattCAGCCTAAGCAGCCAACTTGAGTTGGACATTGACAAATGGACTCAGGGGTCAAAGTTTCAGTGCAAAGCTTTTCAAAGAACAACTAATTTCACAAAAACCACTAGTATTTGCTCAG CCCACCTTTATTCTTCTTCTACTTCTCCTGCCATTATTCTGGAGACCCCCAAATTCAGGACCGTGATGACCCATAATGAGGTTACAGTTACATGTGTGGTCCAAACTCAGTATGACGCCAACATCTCCTGGCTTCTGGATGGAAATTCCAGCAGCAGTGGCTCAGTGACCCAGACCAGAAACACAAGCCAGAGTATCAGCAGCAGCCTGAATGTTTCCTCCAGCCAATGGAAGAATTTAACCACTATAACATGCAGAGCTGAACATCAATGCTTAAAATCCACCCAGACGACAATCAGCTTGACAG GGCTGCCAGAAAGTGATCCCTCAGTGCAGATCAGAAGGACTCTTCCAGATTTACTGAAGGGTGAAAGTGCTGTGCTGGAGTGTCACGTGACACAACTCTCTTCCCATGACCTCTACATCACCTTTCAGGTTGATGGTGAAGATTTTGGGGAGAAACAATTTGTTGAAATGTCAGCTTCCAAAGACCTTCAGTCAATCACCAGACGTGTCACCGTCCCTGAGCAACACCGGCAGAGAAACAGCACTTTCACATGCAAAGTGAACCAGGGCTTCTCTAAAAACTGGCAATCTATGTCAACTGGAAAAATATTTG GTGACCCATCTATGGAACTTCTTCTAGCTCCTCGTGAGGAGGGAGGCTCAGGGAAGCAGACCCTCCTGTGTAATAGTGAGGGCTTCAACCTTAAGATCAGGTGGCTTTCTGGGTCTGTAGAGAAGTCTTCAACAACCAGTGAGACCAGGATAAGTGAAGATGGACGATCTTTTGTGAGCAGTTTCATCACAATTCCTCAACAAGAGTGGAAccaggggtcagagttcaccTGTGAGGTCAAAGATTTCAAGAAAACAATCAACAGAACAATCAATATGTGTGAAG TATCTCCAACTTCCTCTCAGAAGGCTGAAGTGTATATCCAGGGACCCCCTTTCCAGAAACTATGGACAGATATACCGGTGCCCATAACCTGCCTGTTGGTGGGTCAAAATCTTGGAGACTTCTCTATGGGCTGGAAGGTTGGTGGATTGACAAACCTTGGATTTTCTCACCAACTCCTGGACCACAACAATGGTACACAGACTGTTGTCAGCATTTTGAACGTGTCTGCGACCACttggcacgctcacacacgtgtATCCTGTGAGGCAAAGCACCGCTGCTCTAAACAGGGGCACGAAGAGCATATTAGTAAAACGAGAG ATGCCAAGCCACCGAAAGTGAAAATAGTGACACCAACGGACCTGGAGTTTGGCAACGTCACACTGCTCTGCCTAGTATCTGACTTCTACCCATCAGAAGTCATGGTGTTTTGGGTACAGAATGCCAAAAGGGTACATTCATTGTATTACACCAGTAGCTTTCCAGCCCATGACACAAAAAGCAGCAGTTTCTTCCTGATCAGCAGACTGAACATAGCTCAGCCACAGGAAGACCAGGGTTCCACCTATTCTTGTGTGGTCCAACACGAGTCGTCCAATACCCCAGTCAAAAGCTCCATAAGGAATGTATTTG CCTCAGTGACCCCCAGCGCACCAACCGCCAACCTCCTCCAGGGCTCTGGAGAGCTGGTGTGCCTGGCCTTTGGCTTCAGCCCTGCACCCATCAACATCACCTGGCTGCTTGATGACCTCACTGAGCTCTGGAACCACAGCACCTCTACTCCCTACAGAGGACCCGGGGGGAAGTTCATTGTCAAGAGCCAGCTGTTTCTGCCTGCTCACAATTGGTTACCAGGGGCAGTGTACACCTGCAGGGTGACACATTCCACCATCACGTTGACCCTCAACATATCCAAACCAG AGATTCTTGAAGAGGCTGTTTACTTTGATGAGAACAAACATGTGCCTATTGTTCTGGACATGACAGAGGACAATTGGTACATGACGTGCATATTCCTCACCCTCTTCCTTATCTCTCTTCTCTACGGGATCTTAGTCACTCATGTAAAG GCGGCAACGCTCACTGCCATCCTCCCTCGACCCTGGGCCGTGCCAGTGAAGCACTCCAACCGGGCAGACTGGCACACTGCGCGGCACGGTCACCCCGGTGCAGCTACAGCGTTACCGACCCAGTTTGATCCTGCATCCCGTCTGGTCAAACGCTACCAGG